The nucleotide sequence ACCCGAACTCGGCCATGCGCAGGGGCAGGTCACGATAGGATTTCAGCCCTTGATTGAACACCTGCACATGGCACGGGCAGTTCATTGGCTTCAACGCGTTGACTGCCTTTTCGCGGGCATGTTCTTCATCCACTTCGACGATGAACATGTGCTCTTGATACTTGTCCCAGTGGCCAGATGCTTCCCACAACTTGCGATCCACGACCTGCGGAGTGTTGACTTCGACGTATCCATCGCGGCGCTGCTGACGACGCATGTAGTCTTGGAGCGTGGTGTAGATCGTCCAGCCGTTGGGGTGCCAAAAAACCTGACCGGGGGCCTCTTCCTGCATATGGAAAAGCGCCATTTCGCGGCCCAGGCGCCGGTGGTCGCGTTTCTCGGCTTCTTCAAGGAAGTTGAGGTACTTCTTAAGGTCTTCCTTGTTGCGGAAGGCGACACCGTAGATCCGTTGGAGTTGTTCACGATTGCTGTCACCGCGCCAGTAAGCACCGGCGACGCGCATAAGTTTGAAGGCATCGGCCGGAACCTGACCCGTATTCTGCAAATGTGGGCCGCGGCACAGGTCCTGCCAGTCACCGTGCCAATACATCCGGAGCGGCTCGTCACCCGGAATGGCGTCGATCAGCTCGACCTTGAAGGGCTCGTTGCTGTCCTTGTAGTGCTGAACGGCACGGTCACGATCCCAGACCTCGGTGCGCACACCTTCGCGAAGATTGATGATCTCCTTCATCTTCTTTTCGATGGCCCCCAAATCGTCGGGGGTGAAGGGTTCCGCGCGGTCAAAATCGTAATACCAGCCGTTGTCGATGACGGGGCCGATGGTGACCTTCACGTCCGGCCATATCTCCTGGACCGCGCGCGCCATTATATGGGCCAGGTCATGCCGGATCAGTTCCAGCGCAGGGGCCTCGTCCTTCATGGTGTTGATCGCGATGGAGGCGCTTTCCTTGATCGGCCATTGCAGGTCGAAATGTTTTCCGTTCACCTGTGCAGAGATCGCCTTTTTTGCCAGCGAGTTGGAAATGGAGGCTGCGATTTCGGCGGGCGTAATACCACTGTCGTATTCACGAACATTGCCGTCGGGAAAGGTAAGGGAGATTTGGCTCATGTCTGAGTTCCTCGTCGGTTTGGCGCCCACGGAA is from Qingshengfaniella alkalisoli and encodes:
- the thrS gene encoding threonine--tRNA ligase, producing the protein MSQISLTFPDGNVREYDSGITPAEIAASISNSLAKKAISAQVNGKHFDLQWPIKESASIAINTMKDEAPALELIRHDLAHIMARAVQEIWPDVKVTIGPVIDNGWYYDFDRAEPFTPDDLGAIEKKMKEIINLREGVRTEVWDRDRAVQHYKDSNEPFKVELIDAIPGDEPLRMYWHGDWQDLCRGPHLQNTGQVPADAFKLMRVAGAYWRGDSNREQLQRIYGVAFRNKEDLKKYLNFLEEAEKRDHRRLGREMALFHMQEEAPGQVFWHPNGWTIYTTLQDYMRRQQRRDGYVEVNTPQVVDRKLWEASGHWDKYQEHMFIVEVDEEHAREKAVNALKPMNCPCHVQVFNQGLKSYRDLPLRMAEFGSCNRYEPSGALHGIMRVRGFTQDDAHIFCTEDQIEAETKKFIEFLAGIYADLGFTDWKIKFSDRPEKRIGSDDSWDVVEAALKNACETAGYEFELNPGEGAFYGPKLEFVLTDAIGRDWQCGTLQVDPNLPERLDANYIGADGAKHRPYMLHRAVLGSFERFIGILIESHAGKLPMWIAPRQVVVASITSEADDYVNEVVATLRQKGIRAEADTRNEKINYKVREHSLGKVPVILACGKREVEERTVSIRRLGEKQTKTETLEEITESLVVEVTPPDLL